Proteins encoded together in one Etheostoma cragini isolate CJK2018 chromosome 11, CSU_Ecrag_1.0, whole genome shotgun sequence window:
- the slc10a2 gene encoding ileal sodium/bile acid cotransporter, whose protein sequence is MSVLNGTTAPAACAPLSTVCSGPNCLVPPSNFNETLGLILSTVLTVMLAMVMFSMGCTVEVKKLWSHIKRPWGILIGFLCQFGIMPFTAFALSLAFNVLPVQAVVIIIMGCCPGGTGSNIICYWLDGDMDLSISMTACSSILALGMMPLCLLIYTATWTSSDTIEIPFDSIGITLVALLIPIGAGIFVKRRWPHIAKKILKVGSIAGFALIVIIAVIGGILYQSSWDIAPSLWIIGTIFPFIGFGLGFFSARFAGQPWYRCRTIALETGFQNSQLCSTIVQLSFSPAELEVMFAFPLIYSIFQLVVAVSCVGAYQVYKKRCGGGSADADSEAPALEAGDGDSAKKNGHAVDNSAFEFDNDDSGETEKDVKKITRM, encoded by the exons ATGTCCGTGTTAAATGGCACAACTGCGCCTGCTGCCTGCGCCCCTCTCTCCACGGTGTGCTCGGGCCCGAACTGCCTCGTTCCTCCCAGCAACTTCAACGAGACGCTGGGCCTGATACTGAGCACCGTGCTCACTGTGATGCTCGCTATGGTCATGTTCTCCATGGGCTGCACCGTGGAGGTCAAAAAGCTGTGGAGCCACATCAAGAGACCCTGGGGCATCCTCATTGGCTTCCTGTGCCAGTTTGGAATCATGCCTTTTACAGCCTTCGCCCTGTCGCTGGCCTTCAATGTGCTGCCAGTGCAGGCTGTTGTCATTATCATTATGGGCTGCTGTCCCGGAGGCACGGGCTCCAACATCATCTGTTACTGGCTGGATGGAGACATGGACCTAAG tatcAGTATGACAGCCTGCTCCTCCATCCTGGCCTTGGGGATGATGCCTCTCTGCCTGCTCATTTACACGGCCACCTGGACGTCCTCCGACACCATCGAGATCCCGTTTGACAGCATCG GTATTACTCTGGTGGCCCTTCTTATCCCAATTGGTGCTGGGATCTTTGTTAAACGCAGGTGGCCCCACATAGCAAAAAAGATCCTCAAG GTGGGGTCCATCGCAGGCTTCGCCCTCATTGTCATCATAGCTGTGATTGGAGGAATTCTCTACCAATCCTCCTGGGACATTGCCCCCTCCCTGTGGATTATTGGAACCATCTTCCCCTTCATTGGTTTTGGCCTGGGGTTCTTCTCGGCCCGTTTTGCAGGTCAACCCTGGTACAG ATGCCGAACCATCGCACTGGAGACGGGTTTCCAGAACTCGCAGCTGTGCAGCACCATTGTCCAGCTGTCCTTCAGCCCGGCTGAGTTGGAAGTCATGTTCGCATTCCCGCTCATCTACAGCATCTTCCAGCTGGTGGTGGCGGTCTCGTGTGTGGGAG CCTACCAGGTGTATAAAAAGCGCTGTGGCGGGGGTTCAGCTGATGCAGACAGCGAGGCTCCAGCCCTGGAAGCTGGCGACGGTGACTCAGCAAAAAAGAACGGCCACGCCGTGGACAACAGCGCCTTTGAGTTCGATAACGATGACAGCGGAGAGACGGAGAAGGACGTCAAGAAGATCACCCGGATGTGA